CGAAGTTGTAAAAGCAAAACTAAATGCCGTAAAAGCACTAGGTCTAAACCAGGATATTGAAGATATTTTGATTACACTTTCGAATCAAATTCACATTATCGATATCTCTCCAAATAAAAAATTCATGATCTACTTAGCTGCAGATGCATCAAAAGCTAATTTAGGTATGACGAGAGCTATTTTAAGAAAACACAAAGCTGATGTTGAAAAAAATCTAGCTTAATAACTTTACTTTTCTTTACTGTTGAACTGTCTCTAACCAAGACAGTTCTTTTTTTTTGCACAGTCTCAGACTAATACCTTTTCATTCTTACAAAAAAATACAGGCATTTTTGAAAGCAAATTTTAGAAACATAAACATTTTCTTTCAAACCAAAAACACGGGAAACTAAGACAAATCATTAAAACATTAAACAAAAAAAAACGCCCCTAAAAGGAGCGTTTAATTGGAGTTTATTTTTATTATCTCTGCAAGTTTTTAGCTTCGATACTCATTGTTGCATGAGGAACGATTTTAAGCCTTTCCTTGCTAATTAATTTACCTGTTACTTTGCAAATACCGTATGTTTTGTTTTCAACACGGAAAAGTGCGTTTTTTAAGTCACGAATGAATTTCTCTTGTCTGATAGCCAACTGAGAGTTCGCTTCTTTAGACATGGTCTCACTTCCTTCTTCAAAAGCTTTAAAAGTTGGAGAAGTATCATCAGTTCCGTTATTCAAATCGTTCATATAGGCACTTTTGATCAAATCAAGATCTTCTTGCGCTTTTTTAATTTTTGCTTGGATTATCTCTTTGAACTCTGCTAAATCTGCATCAGAGTATCTTGTAATTTCATCTATCATGTTTATCTATTTTGAAATTAATATCATTGTTTTAATATCATCAAACTCAATTTCTGTGCCGTTTTCTAAAGTGTCAACAAAAACTAAGTCGTCTGTTAATGTTTCAGACTTAATATACTCTTCGTTTTTCAAAATGGCATCTTCCAAAATACCATCTCTTTTTATTTGTACCTTAATTTTATCAGTAACCTCAAATCCTGAATCTTTACGGATATTCTGAATTCTGTTTACTAACTCTCTTGCGATACCTTCATTTTTTAATTCTTCAGATATTGTGATGTCTAACGCAACTGTTATTCCGTTTGAATTTGCAACCAGCCATCCTTCGATATCTTGTGATGTTATCTCGACGTCTTCTAGTGATAAAGTTACATTATTTCCAGAAATAACAATATCCAGCGTTCCCTGCTTATCCAGCTGATTGATTTGTTCTGCAGAAAAACCTTGTATTTCTTTGGAAATCAACCCCATATCTTTTCCAAAACGTGGGCCAAGAGCTTTAAAATTAGGCTTAATCTGCTTTACTAAAATACCTGAAGCATCGTCTAAAAGTTCGATTTCTTTCACGTTTACTTCAGCTTTTACAAGGTCAGAAATAGCTTCGATTTCAGTGCGCTGATTCTCGTCAAGTACTGGAATCATTACCTTTTGCAGAGGTTGACGAACTTTTATCATCTCTTTTTTACGTAGTGACAAAACCAAAGATGAGATTGTTTGCGCCTTCTGCATTTTGCTTTCCAACGTTTTATTAACAAAGTTTTCGACAAATTTCGGGAACTCAGCCAAGTGAACACTAGCAAAATCCTCGGTTCCCGTAGAAGCTGTCAAATCTCTGTATAATTTATCCATAAAAAATGGAGCTACTGGAGCGCTTAATTTACTGATTGTTAGCAAACAAGTATAAAGCGTTTGGTAAGCTGCAATTTTATCTTTTGCATATTCACCCTTCCAGAAACGACGACGGCATAAACGAACGTACCAGTTACTTAAGTTTTCCTGAACGAAATCAGAAATGGCTCTTGTCGCTTTCGTTGGCTCATAATCTTCGTAGCA
This portion of the Flavobacterium panacagri genome encodes:
- a CDS encoding TraR/DksA family transcriptional regulator, yielding MIDEITRYSDADLAEFKEIIQAKIKKAQEDLDLIKSAYMNDLNNGTDDTSPTFKAFEEGSETMSKEANSQLAIRQEKFIRDLKNALFRVENKTYGICKVTGKLISKERLKIVPHATMSIEAKNLQR